In Rhinolophus ferrumequinum isolate MPI-CBG mRhiFer1 chromosome 18, mRhiFer1_v1.p, whole genome shotgun sequence, a genomic segment contains:
- the LOC117038443 gene encoding olfactory receptor 7A17-like — MEAENLTRVSEFVLLGLSEEPDLQPLIFGLFLSMYLITVFGNLLIILAISSDSHLHTPMYFFLANLSFVDICFTSTTIPKMLVNIETQSNVITYEGCITQIYFLIVFGMVDVFLLTVMAYDRFVAICHPLHYTIIMHPRLCGLLLLVSWIMSVLNALLHSLMVLRLSFCADLQIPHFFCELNRMIQLACSDTFLNNMVMYFAALLLGGGPFAGILYSYCKIVSCIRVMSSGQGKYKAFSTCASHLSVVSLFYCTMLGVYLSSAVTHNARSSATASVMYTVITPMLNPFIYSLRNKDIKQALKALFVKLTTNRPIV; from the coding sequence ATGGAAGCAGAAAATCTTACAAGAGTTTCAGAATTTGTTCTCCTGGGACTTTCAGAGGAGCCAGACCTGCAGCCCCTCATCTTTGGGCTTTTCCTCTCCATGTACCTGATCACTGTGTTCGGAAACCTGCTCATCATCCTGGCCATCAGCTCAGACTCCCACCTCcacacgcccatgtacttcttcctggCCAACCTGTCCTTTGTGGACATCTgtttcacctccaccaccatccctAAGATGCTGGTGAACATCGAGACACAGAGCAATGTCATAACGTATGAAGGCTGCATCACGCAgatatattttctcatagtttttgGCATGGTGGATGTCTTTCTCCTGACtgtgatggcctatgaccgcttcGTGGCCATCTGTCACCCCCTGCACTACACGATCATCATGCACCCCCGGCTCTGTGGACTGCTGCTTCTGGTGTCCTGGATCATGAGTGTCCTAAATGCCTTGTTACATAGTTTAATGGTGCTGAGGCTGTCCTTTTGTGCAGACTTGCAAATCCCCCACTTTTTCTGTGAACTCAACCGGATGATCCAACTTGCCTGTTCTGACACCTTTCTTAACAACATGGTGATGTATTTTGCAGCTCTCCTGCTTGGTGGTGGTCCTTTCGCTGGTATCCTTTACTCATACTGCAAGATCGTTTCCTGCATACGTGTAATGTCCTCTGGTCAGGGGAAGTATAAAGCATTTTCTACTTGTGCGTCTCACCTCTCagttgtctctttattttattgcACTATGCTGGGAGTGTACCTCAGCTCTGCTGTGACCCACAATGCACGCTCAAGTGCTACAGCCTCGGTCATGTACACGGTGATCACACCCATGCTGAATCCTTTCATCTACAGTCTCAGGAATAAAGACATCAAACAGGCTCTAAAAGCATTGTTTGTGAAGCTAACTACAAACAGACCAATTGTCTAA